A window of Centroberyx gerrardi isolate f3 chromosome 6, fCenGer3.hap1.cur.20231027, whole genome shotgun sequence genomic DNA:
GACAATTTGTGTTTCATGAGGTCATCCATGGTTCAGCCCAGCAAACATGACCTGACTGTGCTGTGAGGGATTCTGGGTACACAAAATCTGTACGTGTGCGTTAGTGATTGACAGCTAACGAGACTCAGGAGGCTTCATGGCTCTGATCTGGGTGTGCCTCTGGGTTGGGCTGGGGCTCTGAGTGCTCATGGTGGTCTGAAGTGTGTTCGGGCTCGTGCTCATGATCGTGGTTGTGATCATGGTGGTGCGAGTCCGGCTCGGGGTCGGCGTGCCGTACCTCCTCGTCTTTCTCTCGGATGAGTTTCTCTGTCTCGCTGTCCGCCACCCCCGGCACCATGGGGATGGGGAAGTCCGTTCCACTCTCCCTGGTCAGCTtactgcagagagaaacaggttcaacatttaatatttataatttattttacgAAAGGGCTCGAAATGGCAATAAACAGTACGTTGGAGCATTTCAGTGTGCTATTTAATTTTTCATGTCGTTTTCAAGCCAAGCAGCTAGTATCAAGTGATGTGCGTATTCTTTGATGCTGCTGTTTTACTGCTCCAACATTATAATGAGAAGGCCGTTGCTAAAATGCTTGGTGGGTCTGACCACAGACTCTGACATGTGATTGGCTAATCATCATGGTTGTTGAGGGTTCGACAGGTTCCAGTCGGACACCAGGGAGCTGTGAAGGAAAACTGCTCTGTATGATTCAATGAGTCTTTTGGATCCATCAGAAAATAGGAAAATAGATAAACAAATGTATATATGCCAAAATGTGTACTTTAAATATCTATATTTGATGCTGGCACACAATGGACGGCAATACAATATGCACAAATATCCACAAATATTAGTATTATctaggtcagtgtgtgtgttcccggCTTCGGTGTGAGCGTACTTGCGGTTGCGCTCCTTCACCACCATGCGGGTCATGCTCTGGATGCACTGGGCCCGGTAGTTCTCGTAGTGGGTCTCCCGCGTCACGTCCTTCAGGTCCTGCATGTGGGTGCGTACTAACATGTTCCGCAGCTTCACAAAGTCACAGTGCGCCGAGTTCTCCACTGtcaaccacaacacacacagaaggcttTCAGAAATACAGTCAAGAGCGTTTTTCAAGCATCTCAGAATCTATCAATGACCCTAAATGAGCACCATCACTGGCGAGTTTTCTGAACGTACCCCGATATGTGGAAGAGTAAATAGAGTCAATTCATAATTTGAAGGGCAAACTGCAGCACCAGAAGACACAGATGCAGCTCAAGACTCTGAAGACTTTTAGATTCTACAAATgacttgattttgatttgatttgatttattagaCAATTAAAAGAAACATAGAGCACGGGAAAACCATGTACAGTTTtgtcaaggataacacaatGAAGCTGGTGAGCGTATTTCCACTGTGGTCATTGATGGAAAGGGGGTAAAAGGAATTATAGGATGCAATCATACAATACCAGGCAGAAAGACAAAACTGGCACCCCAAAACTAGACATTACGTTCCAGTTcataatacaacaaaaaaataaaataaaatttactTTACAACCAACAATAACTGGTAGAACTGAACCAGCAATAACTTGTAGAACTGGTTTCCCAGACACATTCTGGCACCACAAGACAAACCAGTTTCCCTTTGGATGGATGAGAAAAGGGGAAAGTTTTACCTTCTACGATGCCCCAGGGGTACAGACGGCCTCGCACCCTCTTCCCTTTGGCCTCCACCACCGTGTTGCTGCCGATTACGGCGAAAGGGATGCTTTCCTTGtggggggagaagagaaaaagggtagaaaaattaaaataataatgtcTCAGACAGATCTGGGTGGGGCAGGGGGAGGGTGTTAATGGGTTGTTAAGGATAGAGCAGTGCAGTACTGAGTGGTGCAGTGCAGATCTGTTTAatggttgtgttgttttcatCTTTCCCCACCTGCCTCCTTAGTGTCTTCTCCCTGTACCCTCAATGTCTTTCCTTTTCATCCTCATTCTTCCTCATTTTCAGATCCTTTTTTTCACATGCAttctgtctatccatctgttACCCAGACAGTTTTCTACCCTTCCCATTCTTCATTCTTTTATTCCCATTCTTTATTTCTTCATCATGGTTATCTGAGGCgacagaggtgaagagagatACAGTATACTGGCACGCTGTTGACTCTTCAAGACTTATGTAGTCAGTGGTGGGCTGTAAGGTGTCAAGGTCATGCTGTACGGTCTGCATGTTTATATGATCATCAGTATATAATATTTACTGGCTCATCTTCAGGGGTGTGATCAggacaacaaaaaagaaaaatggccaaaaaagcaggaaaatggGAATCTTCAACAGAAATTAATTAGTGTTTAGTGTCTAAAAACAGAatcctgaaaaataaaatgaaaaaaatctatattttaaatCTTATATGAAAGGCATTTTCCCTTAATTTCAGTGTTATCCCTcttttaattttctcttttaATGTCCACATGGAGTAAACCTGAATGTTGAATGATTCATTTGAGCAGCCGGTTTTCTGGTGTAAAAGATTCAGAGAGTGCAACATTTTCTTGTAATTTaagtagtttgtttttttcttgtttgtttttgggggAATGCATGTCACTGTACTGTTTGCAATTGTTGTTTTCCAATCTGACAACAAATATTGTGGCATATTTGACAAAAAGGGGACTGATGCTACACCTTTCACCCTCTCAGCTTCGCAAAAGCATAGATGCAAGGAGACTTTTAGCTGGTTGTTCACAGAAAAGTAAGAACATGTACATTTCTACAAAGAGCGATGTCAGCTTCGACAGCGACCTATCCCCAGACTGTTTGTGCCTACTGTAGGAAAGACTCATGTTTGGGAGCTCCGGCTCTCACTTTCAGCTCATGGTCCTGCTGCTTGAaatcttcatcctcatcagaGTCACAGTCAGGGAACTGGTAGATCTTGATCCCATACTGCTCAATCTCCTCTCGGATCTGcagggacagggaggagagcgTATAGACTGATGgacccaaaaacacacatttgccgtgatcattcattcatttatgcaATGAAATGCATGAACAGATCAACAGTATATTGATCGGGACCAGTCTTGCcttgaatttctttttcttGACCTCGGTCGGGGTGAGTGTGTCCGCCTTGGCGAGGATGGGGACGATGTTGACCTTCTCATGCAGAGCTTTCATGAAttccacatccagaggccgCAGGCTGGAGGAGATacaacacatacatatgcaacGCACCGAGACACAACACACTCTCAATCTAGAAAAGTGCATACGCCCAATCAATACCCACAGTCTTGCAGGCTTTCAGCATGATTGAAATATGTCGTTTTTTATTGGATCTGTTGCATTACTATGACTAgaattacctctgccaaggaagTTATCTTTCCATCCtttagtctgtctgtcagcaggatgaCTCAAAAACTTATGAAGGGATTTCCATTTAATTTGCTGGACAGATCGGCGTcaggccaaggaacaattgattagattttggtggtgatatGAATATGGGATTTCTTCCATTAGATGAtcgtttttttttagccatatgAAACAAATGGAGATAAAGACTTCAAAATCTTAGGGGTATGACTGCAGGGTCACAACATCAATTTCACCtaaaatttaagtgataggaaAGATGCTGAGTTGATGAAGTTTCCCCATCTTGGGTAATGCCTAAGGCTGGTCAACAGAGGGAGCAGTTTCCCTATCATTGTGACTTTGAGGATGCACTGCAGCACTAAGTTTATGGGACATTTCTTCCACAATGAGCACAATGATGTGAAACAGAACACAtgcccaccacacacacacacaaatgcactgaaAAGTCCCACCTCAGCACTCAGTACAAAGGATTGGTGGGGCGCTTAAGCATTGCACCAGATGTAACTTTTCCTGAAGGCAGGGCAGAACGGCCTGTGCATTAAGAATTTATGGGGCTGAATGCACTGCTAGTAAATACTGGTACACTAGACATTTACTGTAAATCCCAATTACTCCGGTGGCTGCGAGAGGACAAAAGCTGATGACAGAATGTTTTTATAAGGGTGCATGAGAATTTAAGGTGCTGTGTTAtcgtttttttgggggggggagtgaAGGTAATGGGCCTGTGGTCTTGTCTAAATACAAAAAACTAGCTTCCTCTGCTTTTTTCCCTTCCTTTACTGGTGGCTGATCTGATGCAAATATCAAGCATAGGCATCACAGACAAGTATTCATTCTCCCCACCATCAGTAgtagtgaaagagagagagaaggcaaaggAGGCAATAGAAGAGGACTGCGTCATACCCGTGTCCGAAGGGTGAGATGAAATAGAGGCAGCAGTGCACACGGTTGTCCTGGATGTTCTTGCGGTTCAGGCCGCTCTCGTCTCTGAAGTACTGCTCAAACTGCTGGTCGATGTAGTCGGCCACGGACTTCCAGCTGGAGCAGAAACACGCAGGGAAACAATGGAGACTGTACAACAGCTAAACTGTTACGCATGACTTTTCAACGacaacagaattcaaattaaGTTTTAATCCGGTTGTGCTCTGTGAAGATTAACAGCTTCATTTTGAGGTCATTTTTATTCAGGAGGGTTTTTTTTGACATGTACCATTCGGTGTTGTTAACAGCATCCCCGAAGCCAGGCGTGTCCACGATGGTGAGCTTCAGTTTGACGCCTTTCTCCTCTATATCCACCGTGTGCTTGGTGATTTCTACTGTTTGAGTGATTCGCTCTGGGAGGAGGGACACgaaacattgtttttaatgtaaacaTTTCAATATTCAGTGCTTGAAAGACGT
This region includes:
- the LOC139912729 gene encoding septin-5-like, translated to MAECTVAPVAMEDSDHEANSSSDEQHSGPASPDHSRDHEAEQHSSHSDDSELENIMQDPHHHGGHQHHHHDHDHKHHPHGHDPREADREAEGEDRPHTPSYLRPPVAGRAQSDLGSDPRLPLNSAVEFDFPPPISPTRSKSPWGRFDPYDATEDQDKEYVGFATLPNQVHRKSVKKGFDFTLMVAGESGLGKSTLVNSLFLTDLYKDRKLLNAEERITQTVEITKHTVDIEEKGVKLKLTIVDTPGFGDAVNNTECWKSVADYIDQQFEQYFRDESGLNRKNIQDNRVHCCLYFISPFGHGLRPLDVEFMKALHEKVNIVPILAKADTLTPTEVKKKKFKIREEIEQYGIKIYQFPDCDSDEDEDFKQQDHELKESIPFAVIGSNTVVEAKGKRVRGRLYPWGIVEVENSAHCDFVKLRNMLVRTHMQDLKDVTRETHYENYRAQCIQSMTRMVVKERNRNKLTRESGTDFPIPMVPGVADSETEKLIREKDEELRRMQEMLQKIQEQMHTQKEAY